The following DNA comes from Bacillaceae bacterium S4-13-56.
AGTTTATCCTTCTGAAAAATGGAAGATAATTCACGAATTTTATGACGTTTTTTAGGTGTGCTTGTAGTTTGTCATGCTTTTTCATTAAAACTTATTTTTTGAACAGCCTCTTGTCTTTTGTTTTCTAAAAAGTTCTTACATTCTAGCATCTCATCTGAAGTCGCTTTTTCCATAATAATATCTACACTTGGCTTATATTTTTCAGCAAGCTCTAAATAAAGACTGTAATTCAAATCACCTTGACCAGGTGCAACAGTTTCAATTTTTCCATCAATAATCAATCTATCTTTTGCATGACAGGCAACCACACGGTCCCCAAGTAATTCAAAAGCTTCATTGATAATTTCATCTTGACGTTGAAAATTATCTTTTGTAACTAAATTACCAGCATCTATCACAACTGCAAAGTTAGACAATGGAATTTCTTGAATCATTTTATAAAGAGTAGGTGCATCTCCAATCATATGCCCTGTTGCAGGCTCAATGGCTAGAGTTACTCCCCATTTTTCTGCTTCTTTCAATAGATCTATTAGATTTTCTTTTAAGACCCGCCAATCCTGGTCAGTAAAACTGCTATTTGGTCGTTTTCCAACTTCAGCGGCAACAATGGTTGAACCAAATTGCGGTGCATATCGAATTAACTCTTTGAATCTTTCCATATTAAGTTTTCGTTTTTCTCTATCACGGTCAAACATATGCAGATAACAAGCTAAAACAGAAACAGAAACTCCATGTTTATCAAATTCCTTGCGAATATTCCGAACCAGCCCTGGATTAAGTTTTCCGGGATTTGAAAAATCATAACCATCTATCGCTTTCCAAATTGCTAGTTGAACATATTCAAAACCATTCTCAGCAACTCTTTTTGCAAGTTGATCATAAGGTAATTTTCCAAATAAATGAGCTAAAACACCGATTGCCATAAAGTA
Coding sequences within:
- a CDS encoding sugar phosphate isomerase/epimerase — translated: MAIGVLAHLFGKLPYDQLAKRVAENGFEYVQLAIWKAIDGYDFSNPGKLNPGLVRNIRKEFDKHGVSVSVLACYLHMFDRDREKRKLNMERFKELIRYAPQFGSTIVAAEVGKRPNSSFTDQDWRVLKENLIDLLKEAEKWGVTLAIEPATGHMIGDAPTLYKMIQEIPLSNFAVVIDAGNLVTKDNFQRQDEIINEAFELLGDRVVACHAKDRLIIDGKIETVAPGQGDLNYSLYLELAEKYKPSVDIIMEKATSDEMLECKNFLENKRQEAVQKISFNEKA